Genomic DNA from Desulfuromonas versatilis:
TTGTTGGGGGAATTTCTGACCAGTGACTAATTTATAATAATTTCGGCAGGTTAGCCACGACCAACCCCTGTCTCGAATTACTGACAGGGGTAAGGAGGCACGCTGGAAACGGCCTCGGAAAAAAGCAAAACCCCCTTCCGGAGAGGCTCCGAAAGGGGGTGTCGTCGAATGCCGACCAGGCGGCGCACGCCGCCGGCCCCGGGTCAGCTTTTGAACATGGTGGGCACGATGTGGTGGCGCTGCAGGAGCTTGTAGAAGTCTGTCCTGTTGCGCTTGGCCAACCGTGCCGCCTGGCTGACGTTGCCCCGGGTGATCTGCAGCAGGCGCACCAGGTACTCCTGCTCGAACTTGCGGCGCGCCTCGGCGAAGGAGGGGATTTTCTCGGGATTGTCCCGGATGGCGCTTTTCAGCAGGTCGGCGGAAATCACCGGGGTGGTCGCCAAGGCCACCGCCTGCTCGACCACGTTGATCAGCTGGCGGATGTTTCCCGGCCACTGGGCGGCCAGCAGCACCTCCATGGCTTCCGAGGAGAAGCCATTGATCTTCTTGCGGTTTTTCTTGGTGAGTTTGACCAGGAAGTGGTTCGCCAGCAGCGGGATGTCTTCCCGGCGCTGGGCCAGGGTCGGCAGTTCCAGGGAGACCACGTTGAGCCGGTAATAAAGGTCCTCGCGGAATTTCCCCTCGGCGAGTTCCTTCTCCAGGTTGCGGTGGGTCGCCGAGATGATCCGCACGTCGACGGGAATGGCGCGGGTCGAGCCCAGCGGACGCACCTCCTTCTCCTGCAGCACCCGCAGCAGCTTGACCTGCAGCGGCAGGGGCATGTCGCCGATCTCGTCGAGGAACAGGGTGCCGCCGTGGGCCGATTTGAACAGGCCGGCATGGTCCTGAACCGCCCCGGTGAACGACCCCTTGGTATGCCCGAACAGCTCCGACTCGAGCAGGGCTTCGGGGATGGCCCCGCAGTTGACCGCCACAAACGGTTGATCCTTGCGCGGGCTGGCCAGGTGAATGGCCTTGGCCAGCATCTCCTTGCCCGAGCCACTCTCGCCCAGCAGCAGAATGCTCGAGCCGCTCTCGCCGGCCAGCTTGGCCTTGGCCAGCAGGTCTTCCATGATGGGGCTCTGGGTGATCAGGTCCCTGCGCCATTCGGAACCGACCTCTCCCAGGTCGCGGCCGGGGCCTGCGGAGACCTTCAGCGCCTTTTCCACTTCCAGGATCAGGTCACGGCCGTTGAGGGGCTTGGTCAGAAAAGAAAAAACCCCCTGTTTGGTGGCTTCGACAGCATCGGGGATGGAGCCGTGGGCGGTAATGATGATGACCGGAATGGAGGAGTTGATGTCGCGGATGGCCTGGAACAGGGCCATGCCGCCCATCCCCTCCATGCGCAGATCGGAGATCACCAGGTGGGGACGAAAGACGGTGAACTGGCCCAGGGCCTTCTCACCGCTCTCGGCGGTGCTGACCTCGTAGCCGGCGCCCCCCAGGCGCATGGAAAGCAGGCGGAGCAGATCCGGGTCGTCGTCGACCAGCAAGATCCTGAACTTTGAGTCGGGCATGGCTGGATTTCCTTTTGTTCATTTGCCGGGAGTGCGCTGCTTTTCCCGGTCGCTGAGGATTTTCTCGATGTCCTTCAGCTCTTTCAACTGGCGTGCCAAGGTCTCGGCCCGCTCCTTTTCAGCAGCCAGGGCCTGCTGCAGGTCCTGATGCTGGCCAACCATGAGGGTGAGCAGGATCGCCAACCCTTTGAACCCGTCGTCATCCGCGGCCGAGCCCCGCAGCGCCCCCTGCAGCAGCTTGGTGGCATACTCGCGGTTGCTGAACGGTTTGCCCGGCAGCAGGGACATGCAGACCAGCCGCAGGCGATCGTAGCTGTCTCCCGATTGCTCGAACTCTGCTTTCAACTGGCCGTATTCCCGTTTCTGCTCGGCCACGGGGAGCTCCTGAAAGCGGTTGAAATAGGCCAGGATTCCCTCCACCTCGCTGATCGCGACCAAAGGCGCGGCACTGGCCGTCGCGGGCGCCGGGGATTCGACGACCACCGGGCGGGCCTTGTCGTTTTCAATCGGCTTCAGGCCCACCGAGCGGGTCCAGCGGTCGAATTGGGCGCAGCCGCCCAAAAGCGGGGCGAGCAGGGCGAAAAGCAACCCGACCCTGAAGAGAAGCGTCCGCGGGATCATGCGTCGGCCCCCCTCTCGCTCAGCGGCAGGGTGACGCGGAAATGGCTGCCGACCGGGGTCTCCAGCAACTGGATGGTTCCCTGGTGAGCCGTCACGAATTCCCGCACGATAGACAACCCCAAACCGGTCCCCTTGATATGTCCGGGGGAGGGAAGAACCTTCCCCTGGTAAAACGGTTCGAACACCTTGCCCCGCTCCTCGGCCGGAATGCCCGGCCCGCTGTCGACCACCTCGAGCACCGCGCCCTGCGCCTCGCGGGCAACGCGGATGGTGATCCTGCCATTGGCCGGGGTGTATTTTATCGCATTGGAAACCAGGTTGTCCACAATGGTCCTGAGCCGCTCCCGGTCTCCCTGCAGGTGCACCGGTTCGAGCTTCATATCGAGGCCGAGATCCTTCTTGAGCACCACCAGCTTGTAGTCGCCGACCACTTCCCGGGCCAACCGCTCCAGATCGACCTCCGAGTAGTGCATGGGCGAAATGATCGCCTGGGCCTTGCTGAAGCCGAGCAGGTTGTCGATGAGCTTCTGCAGCTGGATGCTCCCCTTGCGGATGATGCCGGCGATCTCCCGCTGCTGCGCCCCGAGCGGGCCCACCACCTCGTCGGCGAGCAGCTCCGCCCCCTCCCGGATCGAGGCCAGCGGCGTCTTGAGCTCGTGGGAGACCTGGGCGACGAACTTGCTCTTGGCCCGCTCCACCTCGGCCAGCTGGTTGCGCAGCCAGTCGAGCCGCTCGCCGAGAAACTCCAGGTCGCGGGGCCCGCGCACCTGTGCCGGGGTCTCCATATCCCCTTCGCCAAGGCGATGTATGGCCTTGACGATCTGCTTGATCGGCCGCGAGAGCAGGTGGGTGAACAGGGCCACGAACAGGATCGAGAACGGGATCAGCGCCACGGCCTGCCAGATCAGGGTTTTCTGGGCCGCCGAAACGGATTTCTGCATCTGGTTGACCTCGCGGACGATCAACTCGTTGTTTTCCGAGTAAAGCCGGTTGGCCATCCGGTTGAGTTCGGTGAAGCGCTCCAGGGCCGCCTTCTGCGCCTCGGAGCCCCGCGGCTGTTCGGAGAGGGCGGTCACCACCTCGTGCACCCCCTTCTCCATGTCCCGCAGCCGCTTGTGCTGGGCATCCTCCAGCGGCAGGGCCAGCAGCTGGCGCAGGGTGCGGTCGATCTCCTCGTGCAGGCCGCCGACCTCCTCGAGCAGGTGCTGGTCGCCGAGCACCTCGTACTGCCGGGCCCGCCGCTCCAGGGCGATCAGGTCCTCCACCAGGATCCGCCCCCCCTGGGTGGCGCCCACCGAGCGGAACACCGCCAGGGTCCCCTGCCGGGCCAGCTTGCCCATGGCGATTTCGGCATTGATCAGCGCCACGATGAGCGGCAGCGAGACAAAGCCGAAGCCGAGCAGGACCAGCAGCAGAAAGGATCGCGGACGAAACAGGCTCATGGTTTAAAATCGGTGGTCAGTGGGCCGTGTGAAGCCGTAACTCGTGATTCGTAACTCGTAATTCGTGATTCGTAACTCGTGATTGGTTTAATAATCTTTGACCCATTACGCTTTACGCCTTACGGACTTTCGGCGTCACTCCCCCGGCAGCGGCCAGTCGCTCTCGTAGCCCTCGGGGTAGAAGGTCTCCCGGGTGCGGTTGAAATATCCGTACTGCAGGCGGGGGATGCGCGCCTTAACCCGGTCCATCATGGTCTTCATCCCCATCCCCTCGCCCTGGGCGCCCATGGCGTTCCAGTACATGACCGGGTCGATGCTCAGGTTGCGCAACTGCACCAGGTCGACGCCGGCCTCCTCGACCAGGGTCTCCAGCGCCGCCACCTCGTCCTCCCGGTCGCTCACCCCGGGGAACACCAGATAGTTTAACATAGTGAACATGCCGCGGGCCTTCGCCCTGTGGATCGATTCGAGCACGTCGGCGAACTTGTAGCCCCGGGGGCGGTAATAGGCGTTGTAAAAGTGCTCCTGCACCGAGTTCAGCGAGACCCGCACCGAGTCGACCCCGGCGTCGGCCAGCCGGTCGATGGCGTCGGGGATCGAGGCGTTGGAGTTGAAGTTGATGGTCCCGCGTGAGCTCTGCCGGCGCATCTCGCGCACCGAGGCGCAGATGGTCTCCGCCTGCAGGATCGGGTCCCCCTCGCACCCCTGGCCGAAGGAGACGATGGCGTTCTCGGCCTGCTCGAGGTGCGGCACGGCGACCTCGCAGAGCTCCTGCACCGTCGGCACGAAGCTCAGCCGCTCCTGGCTGGAGGGGCAGCACTCGGGGGCCTCCTGCAGCGAGATGCACCCCAGGCAGCGCGAGTTGCAGACCGGCGAGGTGGGCAGGGGCGCCTCCCAGCGGCGAAAGAAGAGGTTCTTGGCGGCGAAGCAGTGATAGTCCACCGCGCAGCGCGACAGCTGCTCGAGCAGGCGGTTGCCGGGGTTCTCCCGCAGCGCCTTGCGCACCAGCGGGTCGAGCTGGCGATCGTCGAAGTGCTCCGGGCGCCACTGGGTGTTACGGTCGACCCGGGCCGCGGCGACGTAAAAGCGCTCTTCCTCGACGCACCAGCCCACCGCCGTGTAGGACCACAGCGGCAGCTGCACCTGCTTGCGGCCGTAGTCGGCGGCCGGCAGCAGGGTCCGGGTGTAGGCCGGGGTCATGAAGGCGGAGACCGCCTGGATGGGCCCGCCACCCCAGGAGCGGGGCAGGCTCTGCGCCGTCAGCAGCTTGCGGCTGCGGCGGTCGAAGCCCATGGGGGGAGTGCCGGGGATGGTGAACAGCCGGCTCCCCTCGGGCAGCGGGATCATCTCGTCGGGCCGCGGCAGGCGCGCCTGCATGCCGTTCATCCCCGCCAGCAGCAGTTCGGGGTGTTCGAATACTTCGCCGGCGGCGTCGGCCACCACGGCGAGAAAGGTTTTCTTGCGGCTCATGCCTGAATTATATCCTGACTTTGCTTGTTGAAATTCAAATGGCCAATTTGTTTACCACGAAGCACACGAAGGGCACGAAGAAAAAATTAAATTGAGGATTTTCTTCGTGTTCTTCGTGGCCCTCGTGGTGAAAACGGGCTTTTCGGGTTCAGCCTGCCAAATGGATTCCCGATGAAAACAAGCGGAAACGATAACACAACTGTGCAGAAAATGGAATGTTTCTCCCCTGAACCCGCCCCCCGGCCAGTTTGCCCTTTGCAAGCGCACGGGGCTCGGCTATGCTCCAGGCCATGCGCACGATTCTGACCACCCTGCACAGCAAGTTCATCCACCCCAGCCTGGCCCTGCCCTGCCTGGCCGCCTACTGCGGCGAGGGCTGCGGCGAGCTGCTGATTCGCGAGTTCACCGTTCACGAGCCCCGGGAAAACGTGCTGGCCGCCCTGCTCGCCGAGGCCCCCGACGTGGTCGCCTTTTCGGTCTATCTCTGGAACCGCCGCGAAACCCTCGAACTGGCCGACGCCCTGGCGGCGGCCCGGCCCGAGCTGCGCGTGGTGCTGGGCGGCCCCGAAGTCTCCTTCGAGGGGCCCGGGCTGTTTGAGCGCCACCCGGGGCTCGCCGCCCTGGTGCGCGGCGAGGGGGAGATCCCCCTGCGCGCCCTGCTGCGGGCCTGGCAGCGGGGCGCGCAGCCCGCGGGGGTGGCGCGGCTCGCCTGGCGCGACGCCGATCGCGTCGTCGAGGGCCCCGCGGGGGCGCCGCTGGCGCGGCTCGACGAGATCCCCTCCCCCTTCGCTCTGGGGCTGGTCGATTTTTCCCGCGGCTTCGTCTATGTGGAAACCAGCCGCGGCTGCCCGTACCGCTGCGCCTTTTGCATGAGCGCCCTCGACGAGTCGGTGCGCAGCTTCTCCATGGAGCGGATCCGCGCCGACCTCGGCCTGCTCATGGAGCGGCGGGTGCCGAAGGTCAAGCTGGTCGACCGCACCTTCAACTACGACGCCGCGCGGGCCCTGGAGATCTTCCGCTTCATCCTCGAGCACAACCGCGGCAGCCACTTTCACTTCGAGATCGGCGCCCACCTGCTCGACGCCGCCACCCTGGAGCTGCTCGCCGAGGTCCCGGAGGGGATGTTCCAGTTCGAGATCGGCGTCCAGTCGACCCTCGCCGACACCCTGGCGGCCATCGACCGCCGCGCTTCGCTGGAGCGGCTCGAAGCCAACGTCCGCAGCCTGCGGCAGATGGGCAACATCCACCTGCACCTCGACCTGATCGCCGGCCTGCCCGGCGAGGGCTACCGGGAGTTTCTCGCCTCCATCGACCGGGTGGCGGCGCTGCGCCCCCAGCACCTGCAGATCGAACCGGTCAAGCTGCTGCCCGGCGCCCCGCTGCGGCTGCGCGCCGCGCAGCTCGGCATCCGCTTCGACCCCCATCCCCCCTACGCCGTCCTGGGCACCCCGGAGCTGAAGTTCGAGCAGATCGAGCAGCTGCGGGGGATCAGCCGCCTGCTCGACCTGAGCTTCAACAGCGGTCGCTTCGATGGATTTCTCGAGGGGCTGCAGGCGGCCTGCGGTTCACTCTCAGCGGCGCTGGAGCGGCTCGAGGCCTTCTGGCGCGAGCAGGGCCTGTTCCGTCATCCCCTTTCGCAGCGCGGTGTGTTCGAAAAGATGGGGGAGTTCGTCGAGGCGGGATTTTCCGGCGAACTG
This window encodes:
- a CDS encoding radical SAM protein: MSRKKTFLAVVADAAGEVFEHPELLLAGMNGMQARLPRPDEMIPLPEGSRLFTIPGTPPMGFDRRSRKLLTAQSLPRSWGGGPIQAVSAFMTPAYTRTLLPAADYGRKQVQLPLWSYTAVGWCVEEERFYVAAARVDRNTQWRPEHFDDRQLDPLVRKALRENPGNRLLEQLSRCAVDYHCFAAKNLFFRRWEAPLPTSPVCNSRCLGCISLQEAPECCPSSQERLSFVPTVQELCEVAVPHLEQAENAIVSFGQGCEGDPILQAETICASVREMRRQSSRGTINFNSNASIPDAIDRLADAGVDSVRVSLNSVQEHFYNAYYRPRGYKFADVLESIHRAKARGMFTMLNYLVFPGVSDREDEVAALETLVEEAGVDLVQLRNLSIDPVMYWNAMGAQGEGMGMKTMMDRVKARIPRLQYGYFNRTRETFYPEGYESDWPLPGE
- a CDS encoding sigma 54-interacting transcriptional regulator; the protein is MPDSKFRILLVDDDPDLLRLLSMRLGGAGYEVSTAESGEKALGQFTVFRPHLVISDLRMEGMGGMALFQAIRDINSSIPVIIITAHGSIPDAVEATKQGVFSFLTKPLNGRDLILEVEKALKVSAGPGRDLGEVGSEWRRDLITQSPIMEDLLAKAKLAGESGSSILLLGESGSGKEMLAKAIHLASPRKDQPFVAVNCGAIPEALLESELFGHTKGSFTGAVQDHAGLFKSAHGGTLFLDEIGDMPLPLQVKLLRVLQEKEVRPLGSTRAIPVDVRIISATHRNLEKELAEGKFREDLYYRLNVVSLELPTLAQRREDIPLLANHFLVKLTKKNRKKINGFSSEAMEVLLAAQWPGNIRQLINVVEQAVALATTPVISADLLKSAIRDNPEKIPSFAEARRKFEQEYLVRLLQITRGNVSQAARLAKRNRTDFYKLLQRHHIVPTMFKS
- a CDS encoding B12-binding domain-containing radical SAM protein; the protein is MLQAMRTILTTLHSKFIHPSLALPCLAAYCGEGCGELLIREFTVHEPRENVLAALLAEAPDVVAFSVYLWNRRETLELADALAAARPELRVVLGGPEVSFEGPGLFERHPGLAALVRGEGEIPLRALLRAWQRGAQPAGVARLAWRDADRVVEGPAGAPLARLDEIPSPFALGLVDFSRGFVYVETSRGCPYRCAFCMSALDESVRSFSMERIRADLGLLMERRVPKVKLVDRTFNYDAARALEIFRFILEHNRGSHFHFEIGAHLLDAATLELLAEVPEGMFQFEIGVQSTLADTLAAIDRRASLERLEANVRSLRQMGNIHLHLDLIAGLPGEGYREFLASIDRVAALRPQHLQIEPVKLLPGAPLRLRAAQLGIRFDPHPPYAVLGTPELKFEQIEQLRGISRLLDLSFNSGRFDGFLEGLQAACGSLSAALERLEAFWREQGLFRHPLSQRGVFEKMGEFVEAGFSGELGQELRERLGRDFARSERVVPGNAPAFLDSELSPEEQQRVRAAVREQTEAIRGQGIKLQHFAAPFERLPEKRGRQVLLFLYFSKTGAGLRVEERLLTPDS
- a CDS encoding HAMP domain-containing sensor histidine kinase; the encoded protein is MSLFRPRSFLLLVLLGFGFVSLPLIVALINAEIAMGKLARQGTLAVFRSVGATQGGRILVEDLIALERRARQYEVLGDQHLLEEVGGLHEEIDRTLRQLLALPLEDAQHKRLRDMEKGVHEVVTALSEQPRGSEAQKAALERFTELNRMANRLYSENNELIVREVNQMQKSVSAAQKTLIWQAVALIPFSILFVALFTHLLSRPIKQIVKAIHRLGEGDMETPAQVRGPRDLEFLGERLDWLRNQLAEVERAKSKFVAQVSHELKTPLASIREGAELLADEVVGPLGAQQREIAGIIRKGSIQLQKLIDNLLGFSKAQAIISPMHYSEVDLERLAREVVGDYKLVVLKKDLGLDMKLEPVHLQGDRERLRTIVDNLVSNAIKYTPANGRITIRVAREAQGAVLEVVDSGPGIPAEERGKVFEPFYQGKVLPSPGHIKGTGLGLSIVREFVTAHQGTIQLLETPVGSHFRVTLPLSERGADA